Genomic segment of Microbacterium sp. BH-3-3-3:
TCGTCGCCACCGCGCTCGTCGGCCTCGCCGGCGGGGCACCGTGGTTGGTCGCGGCCTATCTCGTGGGACTCAGCGTCATCGGCGTCATCGGCATCTCGGCTCTGCCCGAGACCCTGCACCGCGAGGAAGTCGACGACGCACCCGCACCCGGGGTCGGGGCGAGCACCGCACGACGCTGACGTTCACGCTGCCGGGGAGGCGGGGCCCCGGCGGTGCGACGACGGCTTCGCACTCGAGCTTGACCCTCACGCGGCGTCAGGCTCGAGTCTGGGGGCATGAACGACACCTTCGACGCCTTCGACGTCAGCCCCGTCCCCCCTCCCGGCCCCGCCGCCGTCGCGCCCCCGCTGTACCGCGGCCTCTACGGGATGCCGATGTTCGTCACCGTGCCGACGGCCGATCTCGCGGCCTCCGTCGACTTCTGGAGGCGGGGGCTCGGGTTCTTCGAGCTGTTCGGCATTCCGGGGCAGATGGTGCACCTGCGCCGCTGGGCTTTCCAGGACGTGCTGCTGACGGTCGGCGATGCGCCCACCGTCGCACCGGCGGCCAGTGTGAGCTTCGCCTGTGTGATCGATCAGATCGGCCCGCTCGTCGAGTCGCTGCGGACCGTCGGGATCGACGCCGGGCCACGGGACACCCCGTGGAACACCCGCGACGTCGAGGTCATCACACCCGAGAACGCCCGCGTGCTCTTCACCGCCGCGAAGGTCTTCGACCCGACCACCGCGGAGGGACGCAATCTGCAGGCCGTCGGCATCGGGCGCGACGACAATGAGTCGCATGACTGACCAGGGGATGCCGGTGGGCGAGACGGCCACCCGGCTCGGCCTCACCGTGCGCACTCTGCACCACTGGGACGAGATCGGCCTCGCGCGTCCCGCGGCGCGATCCACCGCCGGGTACCGCCTCTACACCGACGACGACCTCGAGAGACTGCGGCGCATCGTCGTCTACCGCGAGCTCGGACTCGACCTCGACGCCATCCGCGCCGTGCTCGACGAGCCGGGCGGCGACGTCGCGGCGCAGCTACGGGTGCAGCGCGCCCAGCTCACGCGGCGCATCGCGCAGCTTCACGACCTCGACGACGATCTGCAGCGCATGATCGCGGCGCAGGAACGCGGCATCCTGCTCTCCGACGAGGAGCAGCGCGAGGCGTTCGGCCCGGGGTGGAACACCGCGTGGCCCGCCCAGGCGCGCGAGGCGTACGGCGCATCGGCGCAGTGGCAGCAGTACGCCGAGCGTTCCGCCTCGCGCACGGCCGGTGACTGGGCGGCCGTGACCGAGACGGTCGCGACGTTCGACGCCGAGCTCGGCGCCGCGGTCGACGCGGGAGCGGTGCCCGGAGACGCCACCGCGAACGCGCTCGTGGAACGCCACCGCGAGATCTTCTCGCAGTACTTCCCGGTCACCCGGCAGATGCAGGTGCACCTCGGGCGCATGTACGCCGCCGACCCGCGCTTCGCGGACCACTACGACGCCGTGCGGCCGGGCCTCTCGGCCTGGCTCCGCGACGCCATCGAGGCGAGCGCTCGCGCGCACGGGATCGATCCCGACACGGCGGCCTGGGAGTGACGGCCGATCGCGAGAGTCTCAGGCCGAGTCGCGCTCGATGACCTCGGTGGGCAGGATCGTCGCGTGCGCCGCGGGGCGCCCGGCGAGGATGTCGAGCAGAACGGATGCCATGTGCCGCCCCTGCGTCAATGACGGCTGACGCACGGTGGTCAGCGCCGGGCGCAACGCCGTCGACACGGCGGAGTCGTCGAACCCGATGACGGCGAGGTCGCGCCCGGCCTCGAGCCCCTTGTCGCGCAACGCCGCGTAGGCGCCGCGGGCCATCAGGTCGCTGGCGACGAAGAGCGCGTCGGGCAGCGGGCCCGCCGACAGGATACGGCTCATCGCCAGCGCGCCGCCCATCTCCGTGAAGTCGCCGTCCTCGATCGCCGCGGGCTCGACGCCCGCCTCGCCGAGCGCGTCGCGGAAGCCCTGCAGGCGGTCGATCGCGGCGGGCATGTCGAGCGGGCCCGAGATCGTGCCGATGCGGCGGTGACCGCGCGCCAGCAGATAGGCGGTGGCGACGCGACCGCCCTCCACGTTGTCGACGTCGACGTAGTAGTCGTCGGCGCGCACGCGGGCCGGGCGCCCGCCGTAGACGACGGGCACGACGTCGGCCACGCGGTCGAGGAAGGTGTCGCTGGTGTGGTGCGAGGCCACGATCGCCCCGTCGACGCTGCCGCCGCGCAGGTACGCCAGCGCCTTGGCGCTGGCGTCGTCGCTGGCGATCAGCATGTTCATGATGTAGTCCGACTCGCCGACCACCTCGCCGATGCCGGCGACGATCGAGGCGAAGAACGGGTCTCCGAAGAAGCGTTCCGTCTGCTCGGGGATGACGAGGGCGATGGCCCGGGTCTGCCGACTGGCGAGGGAGCGCGCCGCGCGATTGGGGACGTACTGCAGTTCGTCGATCGCGCGGCGCACGGCTTCGAGGGCGGCCGGGGAGACGGCGGTGGAACCGTTGACCACGCGCGACACGGTCGAGCGTGACACACCGGCCCGCGCCGCGACCTCTTCGATCGTGGCGGTGCCCCGCACGGGTGCGAGTTCCATCGCGTTGCCTCCTCGACCGCCTCGCGCGCGGCCTACACCGCGGGTGCGGTGACCAGTGCGCGCTCGGCGATGATGCGAGCGTACTGCCGGCCGGAGTCCTTCACCGTGCGCTCCTGCGTCTGGTAGTCGACGTAGACGATGCCGAAGCGCTTCTCGTATCCCCAGGCCCACTCGAAGTTGTCCATGAGCGACCAGTAGAAGTAGCCGCGCACATCGACGCCCTTGTCCACGGCATCCAGAACCGCGCCCAGGTGGGCCTCGACGAACTCCACGCGCTCGGTGTCGTGCACGCGCGCCTCGCCGCCGTCGGTGACCAGCTCGTCGTCGTAGGAGGCGCCGTTCTCGGTGACGTACAGGGCGACGCCGGCCTCGGCCGAGTACTCCTCGCTGACCCGCTCCAGCAGCCGGGTGAGCCCCTCGGGCTGCACCTCCCAGTGCATGTTGGTGCGCGCGAGGCCGCGGTCGTGCCAGTACAGGTTCTCGTGGGCCGGGAACGGCTTTCCGATGGGGCGCGTGGTGGGCGCGTCCCCGGCGGGCGGGTCGACCTCGGGCGGCGTGCCGCCGACGAACTCCCCGTGGTAGTAGTTCACACCGAGCGAGTCGATCGGCGTCGAGATGATGTCGAGGTCGCCGGGCCGGACGGCCTCTTGCCAGCGGGCCACGGCCGCGGCATCCGTGTCGCGGAAGTCCCGGATGATGTCGGCGGGGTACTCGCCCCGGAACACGGGGTCGAGGAACCAGCGGTTGAACTGGCCGTCGACGCGACGCGCGGCGTCGAGGTCGGCGGGATCGGCCGCGTCCACGGCATCCGCCACCGTCAGGTTGAGGGTGAGGCCGAGGTTGAGCGAGGAGTCCCGCGCACGGAGCTCCCGAACCGTCTGGCCGTGGGCGAGCAGCAGGTGGTGGGCGGCGAGCATGCCCTCGGCCTGCGAGTAGTGGCCGGGAGCGTGCGCGCCGGCGGTGTAGCTGAGGAACGACGAGCACCACGGCTCGTTGAGGGTCGTCCAGACGTCGACGCGGTCGCCGAGGGCGTCGTGCATGTCGAGCGCGTACTCGGTGAAGCGCTCGCTGGTCTCGCGCACGGTCCATCCGCCGCGGTCTTCCAGCGCCTGCGGGAGGTCCCAGTGGTACAGCGTCAGCCAGGGAAGGATGCCGGCACCGAGCAGTTCGTCGACGAGGCGCTTGTAGAAGTCCACGCCCTTCGCGTTCACCGGGCCGCCGTCGGGGCGCACGCGCGCCCACGACGTCGAGAAGCGGTAGGTCTGAAGGCCGAGGCTCTTCATCATCTGCACGTCACCGGCGTAGCGGTGGTAGTGGTCGCACGCCACGTCGCCGTTGTCGGCGTTGATGACGGCGTCGGGGACGCGACTGAAGGCATCCCAGATCGACGCGGCGCGGCCGTCTTCGAAGGCCGCGCCTTCGATCTGGTAGGCCGCGGTCGCGGCGCCGAAGAGGAAGCCCTCGGGAAAGGCTCGGGTATCGGACATGGTTCGGGTTCCTTCCGTGGGCGCGAGGGTCATCCCTTCACCGCCCCTTGCATGATGCCACTCACGAGCTGCTTGCCGGCGAAGACGAACAGCAGCAGCAGCGGGATCGTCGACAGCAGCACTCCCGCCAGGACGATGGAGTAGTCGACGAAGTAGTTGGACTGCAGCAGCGACAGGGCCACCGGCAGCGTGGGGTTCTGGCGGTCGAGCACGATGAACGGCCAGAAGAAGTTGTTCCACGCGGTGACGAAGGTGAACAGCGCCAGCATCGCGGCGGCGGGCCGTGCGGCCGGAACCCCCACGGTGAGGAAGGTGCGGAACGAGCTCGCGCCGTCGACGCGGGCGGCCTCGATGAGTTCGTCGGGCACGGCCTGGCGCAGGTACTGCGTCATCCAGAACACCCCGAACGCACTCGTCAGCGCGGGCACGATGATCGCGCCGATCTGGCCCGTCCATCCCATCTCGCTGAAGAGGATGTACAGCGGCACGACCCCGAGCTGCGTGGGAACGGCCATCGTCGCCACGACGAACAACAGCAGCCAGGGGCCGCCGCGGAACTTCAGCTTCGCGAACGCCCAGCCCGCGAGCGTGGAGAAGAAGACGACGGATGCCGCGATCACGGCCGAGCTGAAGATGGAGTTCCACAGCCCCGCCCAGAAGTTGACGGCGGGGTTGCCGAGCACCGCGGCGGCGTTGACGAAGAAGTTGCCGCCCGGGATCCACGACAGCTCGGGGTTGCGGATGGTCGCCGAGTCGCCCGAACCGATCAGGAGAGCCCAGTAGTAGGGCACGAGCGCGGCGAGCAGCACGACGCCGAGGCTGGCGTAGACGAACCACCCGGGTCGGGAGCCGCGGACGGCGCGCGGGCGCCGGCGCGCGGGCTTCGGATCGGCTGCCCCGGTGACGGGGCTGGTGTCGATGACGCTCATGAACGGGCGACCTTTCCGGTCGATTCGGCGAGCCGCTGCTTCGCGGCACGGGCGGCGGCGCGACGCTGCGCGCGGCTGAGACCGTCGCGCGAGCCCTCGTCGCGCACGAGGGAGCGACTGATGAAGAGGTTGACCGCACCGATCGCCAGGATGATGAGGAAGAGGATCCACGCCAGTGCCGCGGCGCGGCCGAAGTTCCACTCGCCCCAGCCGAGGTTGTAGAGGTACAGCGAGATCGTCAGCCACTGGTTGTCCGAGCCACCGGTGCCCGACTGGTCGAACATGCGCGGCTCGTCGAAGATCTGCAGGCCACCGATCGTCGAGGTGATGATGACGAAGATCAGGGTGGGCTTGAGGCTCGGCAGCGTGATCGAGAAGAACTGGCGGATCTTGCCGGCCCCGTCGACGGTCGCCGCCTCGTAGTACTCGCGCGGCACCGCCTGCATGGCGGCCAGCAGGATGAGGGTGTTGTACCCGGTCCAGCGGAAGTTGACCATCGTGGCGATGGCGATGTGACTGGCGAACGCGTCGGAGTGCCACCCGACCCCGGGCAGGCCGATCCGGCCGAGCAGGGTGTTGATGATGCCGTACTGGTCGCCGAACATGTTGCTGAAGATCAGCGCCACGGCCACGGGGGCCATGACGTACGGCACGAGCACGCCCATGCGCCAGAGGGTCTTCGCCCGGATGTTCTGATCGAGCATCGCCGCGATGAACACCGCGAGCAGCAGCTGCGGAACGGTCGAGAGCACGAAGATGCTGAAGGTGTTGCGCAGGGCGTCCCAGAAGGCGGGCTGCGAGAGCACGTAGGCGTACTGGTCGAAGCCGACGAACGTCCCCGAGCCGCGGATCTGGTCCCAGTCCATGAACGAGATGACGCCCGTGTACAGGATCGGGAAGAGGCCCGTGACGATGAAGAGCAGGAAGAAGGGCGAGATGTAGAGGTAGGGCGAGAGTTTGAGGTCCCACGCGCTGAGCTTCGAGCCGAAGCCGACACGTCGGGGGGAACGGGCGGGGGGACCGTCGGCGGCGGAGGCCGCGGGGGTCACGGGGGGCTGCAGTGTCGTGGTCACGAGGTTCCTTCCGGGAGCACGGGCCGGACGCGGAGCGTCCGGCCCGTGATCGAGGCGAGATCAGCCGATGGCGTCCACTTGCGAGACCCACTGGTCCCACGAGGTCTGTGCGTCCTGCGTGTTGCTCTCGACGCGGGTCAGCGCCTTCTGCATCGCGTCGTTGACCTGGAAGTAGTACTCGCCCTTGAACGGCGTCACGCTGACCGCCTCGGCGCGCTTCGTGAAGATCTCGCCGATGGGGGCGTCACCGAAGTAGGCGTTGGTGCTCGCGAGCAGCTCGGGCGCCTTCAGCGCGTCGACCTGGCTCGGGAAGGTGCCCGCCTGCTGGAAGAACTTCACCTGCTGCTCGGGCGAGGTCAGCCAGTCGGCGAGGGCCTGGGCCTCGGCGACGTGGGCGCCGTTGCCGGGAACGGTCAGGTACGACCCGCCCCAGTTTCCGCCGCCGTTGGGGAACGTGTCGGCGATCTTCCAGCCCGCCACCTCGGGGGCGTTGCCCTCGATCTGCGTCAGCATCCAGCCGGGGC
This window contains:
- a CDS encoding carbohydrate ABC transporter permease: MSVIDTSPVTGAADPKPARRRPRAVRGSRPGWFVYASLGVVLLAALVPYYWALLIGSGDSATIRNPELSWIPGGNFFVNAAAVLGNPAVNFWAGLWNSIFSSAVIAASVVFFSTLAGWAFAKLKFRGGPWLLLFVVATMAVPTQLGVVPLYILFSEMGWTGQIGAIIVPALTSAFGVFWMTQYLRQAVPDELIEAARVDGASSFRTFLTVGVPAARPAAAMLALFTFVTAWNNFFWPFIVLDRQNPTLPVALSLLQSNYFVDYSIVLAGVLLSTIPLLLLFVFAGKQLVSGIMQGAVKG
- a CDS encoding carbohydrate ABC transporter permease; the protein is MTTTLQPPVTPAASAADGPPARSPRRVGFGSKLSAWDLKLSPYLYISPFFLLFIVTGLFPILYTGVISFMDWDQIRGSGTFVGFDQYAYVLSQPAFWDALRNTFSIFVLSTVPQLLLAVFIAAMLDQNIRAKTLWRMGVLVPYVMAPVAVALIFSNMFGDQYGIINTLLGRIGLPGVGWHSDAFASHIAIATMVNFRWTGYNTLILLAAMQAVPREYYEAATVDGAGKIRQFFSITLPSLKPTLIFVIITSTIGGLQIFDEPRMFDQSGTGGSDNQWLTISLYLYNLGWGEWNFGRAAALAWILFLIILAIGAVNLFISRSLVRDEGSRDGLSRAQRRAAARAAKQRLAESTGKVARS
- a CDS encoding glycoside hydrolase family 1 protein; this encodes MSDTRAFPEGFLFGAATAAYQIEGAAFEDGRAASIWDAFSRVPDAVINADNGDVACDHYHRYAGDVQMMKSLGLQTYRFSTSWARVRPDGGPVNAKGVDFYKRLVDELLGAGILPWLTLYHWDLPQALEDRGGWTVRETSERFTEYALDMHDALGDRVDVWTTLNEPWCSSFLSYTAGAHAPGHYSQAEGMLAAHHLLLAHGQTVRELRARDSSLNLGLTLNLTVADAVDAADPADLDAARRVDGQFNRWFLDPVFRGEYPADIIRDFRDTDAAAVARWQEAVRPGDLDIISTPIDSLGVNYYHGEFVGGTPPEVDPPAGDAPTTRPIGKPFPAHENLYWHDRGLARTNMHWEVQPEGLTRLLERVSEEYSAEAGVALYVTENGASYDDELVTDGGEARVHDTERVEFVEAHLGAVLDAVDKGVDVRGYFYWSLMDNFEWAWGYEKRFGIVYVDYQTQERTVKDSGRQYARIIAERALVTAPAV
- a CDS encoding LacI family DNA-binding transcriptional regulator, whose translation is MELAPVRGTATIEEVAARAGVSRSTVSRVVNGSTAVSPAALEAVRRAIDELQYVPNRAARSLASRQTRAIALVIPEQTERFFGDPFFASIVAGIGEVVGESDYIMNMLIASDDASAKALAYLRGGSVDGAIVASHHTSDTFLDRVADVVPVVYGGRPARVRADDYYVDVDNVEGGRVATAYLLARGHRRIGTISGPLDMPAAIDRLQGFRDALGEAGVEPAAIEDGDFTEMGGALAMSRILSAGPLPDALFVASDLMARGAYAALRDKGLEAGRDLAVIGFDDSAVSTALRPALTTVRQPSLTQGRHMASVLLDILAGRPAAHATILPTEVIERDSA
- a CDS encoding glycosyltransferase, which produces MNDTFDAFDVSPVPPPGPAAVAPPLYRGLYGMPMFVTVPTADLAASVDFWRRGLGFFELFGIPGQMVHLRRWAFQDVLLTVGDAPTVAPAASVSFACVIDQIGPLVESLRTVGIDAGPRDTPWNTRDVEVITPENARVLFTAAKVFDPTTAEGRNLQAVGIGRDDNESHD
- a CDS encoding MerR family transcriptional regulator, whose product is MTDQGMPVGETATRLGLTVRTLHHWDEIGLARPAARSTAGYRLYTDDDLERLRRIVVYRELGLDLDAIRAVLDEPGGDVAAQLRVQRAQLTRRIAQLHDLDDDLQRMIAAQERGILLSDEEQREAFGPGWNTAWPAQAREAYGASAQWQQYAERSASRTAGDWAAVTETVATFDAELGAAVDAGAVPGDATANALVERHREIFSQYFPVTRQMQVHLGRMYAADPRFADHYDAVRPGLSAWLRDAIEASARAHGIDPDTAAWE